The Carassius gibelio isolate Cgi1373 ecotype wild population from Czech Republic chromosome B22, carGib1.2-hapl.c, whole genome shotgun sequence genome window below encodes:
- the LOC127987191 gene encoding dentin sialophosphoprotein isoform X3 yields MLRFILISVSSLLANVASGAGADIESVSVMEGDSVTLYTNVKTTQQEDIKWYFYDTRIAQITGDLSYNCTDVECNGGTERFRDRLKLDHQTGSLTIMNITNTDSGLYELKIISIRRSSEKSFNVTVYGVSAAERDEIKRKSVKEGESVTLYPGVMKNPNYLMTWYFTDICIAEIIEEPSKNCTDDQCNNGTERFRDRLKLDHQTGSLIITDTRTTDSGEYKLQITCSKITIMRNFSVYVTVAGLSAGGKGGICAVLLIIAASVCGFYFYKHRVKRKDTNKQHSDQVNDVNDSSPDQSDVPLMDVAHERSSNHTAALVKNTTSDSSSHHTDLLVKNTTNDSSSNHTAALVKNTTSDSSSNHTDALVMNTTSDSSSNHTDALVMNTTSDSSSNHTDALVKSTTSDSSSNHTDALVKNTTSDSSSHHTDAPVMDTTNDSSSNHTHAVVMDTTNDSSSNHTDAVVKDATNDSSSNHTDALVKNTINDFSSNHTDALVKNTTSDSSSNHTDAVVKDATNDSSSNHTDAVVKDATNDLSSNHTDAVVKDATNDSSSNHTDALVKDTTSDSSSNHTDAVVKDATNDSSSNHTDAVVKDATNDLSSNHTDALVKNTTNDFSSNHTDALVMNTTSDSSSNHTDALVKNTTSDSSSNHTDALVKNTTSDSSSNHTDAVVKDATNDSSSNHTDALVKSTTSDSSSNHTDALVKNTTSYSSSNHTDAVVKDATNDSSSNHTDAVVKDATNDSSSNHTGALVKSTTNDSSSNHTDAVVKDATNDLSSNHTDALVKNTTSDSSSNHSDALVKDTTNDLSSYHTDALVMNTTNDSSSNHTDAVVKNTTNDSSSHHTDLLVKNTTSDSSSHHTDAPVMDTTNDSSSNNTDALVKNTTNDMSSNHTDAVVKDATNDSSSNHTDGSFQE; encoded by the exons gtactgagagattcagagacagactgaagctggatcatcagactggatctctgaccatcatgaacatcaCAAACACTGACTCTGGACTTTATGAATTAAAGATCATCAGCATCAGAAGAAGCAGTGAAAAGAGCTTCAATGTTACTGTTTATG gtgtttctGCTGCTGAACGAGATGAAATCAAGAGAAagtcagtgaaggagggagaatCTGTTACTTTATATCCTGGTGTAATGAAAAACCCAAATTATTTAATGACCTGGTATTTTACTGACATTTGCATCGCTGAAATCATTGAAGAACCCAGTAAGAACTGTACAGATGATCAGTGTAATAATGGcactgagagattcagagacagactgaagctggatcatcagactggatctctgatcatcacagacaccagaaccactgactctggagaatataaactACAGATCACCTGCAGCAAAATCACCATCATGAGGAACTTCAGTGTTTATGTCACTG TTGCAGGTCTGTCTGCAGGTGGAAAAGGAGGAATTTGTGCTGTCCTGCTGATTATAGCTGCATCTGTTTGTGGGTTTTATTTTTACAAGCATCGAGTAAAAAGAAAAG ACACCAATAAACAGCACAGTGATCAG GTGAATGATGTTAATGATTCATCTCCTGATCAGAGTGATGTTCCACTGATGGATGTTGCTCATGAGAGGTCCTCTAATCACACTGCTGCTCTAGTGAAGAACACTACCAGTGACTCGTCCTCTCATCACACTGACCTTCTAGTGAAGAACACCACCAATGACTCTTCCTCTAATCACACTGCTGCTCTAGTGAAGAACACTACCAGTGACTCGTCCTCTAATCACACTGATGCTCTAGTGATGAACACCACCAGTGACTCGTCCTCTAATCACACTGATGCTCTAGTGATGAACACCACCAGTGACTCTTCCTCTAATCACACTGATGCTCTAGTGAAGAGCACCACCAGTGACTCTTCCTCTAATCACACTGATGCTCTAGTGAAGAACACTACCAGTGACTCGTCCTCTCATCACACTGATGCTCCAGTGATGGACACCACCAATGACTCTTCCTCTAATCACACCCATGCTGTAGTGATGGACACCACCAATGACTCTTCCTCTAATCACACCGATGCTGTAGTGAAGGACGCCACCAATGACTCTTCCTCTAATCACACTGATGCTCTAGTGAAGAACACCATCAATGACTTTTCCTCTAATCACACTGATGCTCTAGTGAAGAACACAACCAGTGACTCTTCCTCTAATCACACAGATGCTGTAGTGAAGGACGCCACCAATGACTCTTCCTCTAATCACACCGATGCTGTAGTGAAGGACGCCACCAATGACTTGTCCTCTAATCACACCGATGCTGTAGTGAAGGACGCCACCAATGACTCATCCTCTAATCACACTGATGCTCTAGTGAAGGACACCACCAGTGACTCTTCCTCTAATCACACTGATGCTGTAGTGAAGGACGCCACCAATGACTCTTCCTCTAATCACACCGATGCTGTAGTGAAAGACGCCACCAATGACTTGTCCTCTAATCACACTGATGCTCTAGTGAAGAACACCACCAATGACTTTTCCTCTAATCACACTGATGCTCTAGTGATGAACACCACCAGTGACTCTTCCTCTAATCACACTGATGCTCTAGTGAAGAACACCACCAGTGACTCTTCCTCTAATCACACTGATGCTCTAGTGAAGAACACCACCAGTGACTCTTCCTCTAATCACACAGATGCTGTAGTGAAGGACGCCACCAATGACTCTTCCTCTAATCACACTGATGCTCTAGTGAAGAGCACCACCAGTGACTCTTCCTCTAATCACACTGATGCTCTAGTGAAGAACACCACCAGTTACTCTTCCTCTAATCACACTGATGCTGTAGTGAAGGACGCCACCAATGACTCTTCCTCTAATCACACAGATGCTGTAGTGAAGGACGCCACCAATGACTCTTCCTCTAATCACACTGGTGCTCTAGTGAAGAGCACCACCAATGACTCTTCCTCTAATCACACCGATGCTGTAGTGAAGGACGCCACCAATGACTTGTCCTCTAATCACACTGATGCTCTAGTGAAGAACACCACCAGTGACTCGTCCTCAAATCACAGTGATGCTCTAGTGAAGGACACCACCAATGACTTGTCCTCTTATCACACTGacgctttagtgatgaacaccacCAATGACTCTTCCTCTAATCACACCGATGCTGTAGTGAAGAACACCACCAATGACTCGTCCTCTCATCACACTGACCTTCTAGTGAAGAACACCACCAGTGACTCGTCCTCTCATCACACTGATGCTCCAGTGATGGACACCACCAATGACTCGTCCTCTAATAACACTGATGCTCTAGTGAAGAACACCACCAATGACATGTCCTCTAATCACACAGATGCTGTAGTGAAGGACGCTACCAATGACTCTTCCTCTAATCACACTGATGggagttttcaggagtga
- the LOC127987191 gene encoding dentin sialophosphoprotein isoform X4, giving the protein MKVSVLLGLCALFLSGASGADRDECVMGGDSVTLNTDVKTNQNDRIKWFYGDTRIAQITGDLICTDVECNEGTERFRDRLKLDHQTGSLTIMNITNTDSGLYELKIISIRRSSEKSFNVTVYGVSAAERDEIKRKSVKEGESVTLYPGVMKNPNYLMTWYFTDICIAEIIEEPSKNCTDDQCNNGTERFRDRLKLDHQTGSLIITDTRTTDSGEYKLQITCSKITIMRNFSVYVTVAGLSAGGKGGICAVLLIIAASVCGFYFYKHRVKRKDTNKQHSDQVNDVNDSSPDQSDVPLMDVAHERSSNHTAALVKNTTSDSSSHHTDLLVKNTTNDSSSNHTAALVKNTTSDSSSNHTDALVMNTTSDSSSNHTDALVMNTTSDSSSNHTDALVKSTTSDSSSNHTDALVKNTTSDSSSHHTDAPVMDTTNDSSSNHTHAVVMDTTNDSSSNHTDAVVKDATNDSSSNHTDALVKNTINDFSSNHTDALVKNTTSDSSSNHTDAVVKDATNDSSSNHTDAVVKDATNDLSSNHTDAVVKDATNDSSSNHTDALVKDTTSDSSSNHTDAVVKDATNDSSSNHTDAVVKDATNDLSSNHTDALVKNTTNDFSSNHTDALVMNTTSDSSSNHTDALVKNTTSDSSSNHTDALVKNTTSDSSSNHTDAVVKDATNDSSSNHTDALVKSTTSDSSSNHTDALVKNTTSYSSSNHTDAVVKDATNDSSSNHTDAVVKDATNDSSSNHTGALVKSTTNDSSSNHTDAVVKDATNDLSSNHTDALVKNTTSDSSSNHSDALVKDTTNDLSSYHTDALVMNTTNDSSSNHTDAVVKNTTNDSSSHHTDLLVKNTTSDSSSHHTDAPVMDTTNDSSSNNTDALVKNTTNDMSSNHTDAVVKDATNDSSSNHTDGSFQE; this is encoded by the exons GTGCGTCTGGTGCGGATAGAGATGAGTGTGTGATGGGGGGAGATTCAGTAACTCTAAACACTGatgtaaaaacaaaccaaaatgacagaattaaatgGTTTTATGGTGACACTCGCATCGCTCAAATCACTGGAGATCTCATCTGTACAGATGTTGAGTGTAATGAAG gtactgagagattcagagacagactgaagctggatcatcagactggatctctgaccatcatgaacatcaCAAACACTGACTCTGGACTTTATGAATTAAAGATCATCAGCATCAGAAGAAGCAGTGAAAAGAGCTTCAATGTTACTGTTTATG gtgtttctGCTGCTGAACGAGATGAAATCAAGAGAAagtcagtgaaggagggagaatCTGTTACTTTATATCCTGGTGTAATGAAAAACCCAAATTATTTAATGACCTGGTATTTTACTGACATTTGCATCGCTGAAATCATTGAAGAACCCAGTAAGAACTGTACAGATGATCAGTGTAATAATGGcactgagagattcagagacagactgaagctggatcatcagactggatctctgatcatcacagacaccagaaccactgactctggagaatataaactACAGATCACCTGCAGCAAAATCACCATCATGAGGAACTTCAGTGTTTATGTCACTG TTGCAGGTCTGTCTGCAGGTGGAAAAGGAGGAATTTGTGCTGTCCTGCTGATTATAGCTGCATCTGTTTGTGGGTTTTATTTTTACAAGCATCGAGTAAAAAGAAAAG ACACCAATAAACAGCACAGTGATCAG GTGAATGATGTTAATGATTCATCTCCTGATCAGAGTGATGTTCCACTGATGGATGTTGCTCATGAGAGGTCCTCTAATCACACTGCTGCTCTAGTGAAGAACACTACCAGTGACTCGTCCTCTCATCACACTGACCTTCTAGTGAAGAACACCACCAATGACTCTTCCTCTAATCACACTGCTGCTCTAGTGAAGAACACTACCAGTGACTCGTCCTCTAATCACACTGATGCTCTAGTGATGAACACCACCAGTGACTCGTCCTCTAATCACACTGATGCTCTAGTGATGAACACCACCAGTGACTCTTCCTCTAATCACACTGATGCTCTAGTGAAGAGCACCACCAGTGACTCTTCCTCTAATCACACTGATGCTCTAGTGAAGAACACTACCAGTGACTCGTCCTCTCATCACACTGATGCTCCAGTGATGGACACCACCAATGACTCTTCCTCTAATCACACCCATGCTGTAGTGATGGACACCACCAATGACTCTTCCTCTAATCACACCGATGCTGTAGTGAAGGACGCCACCAATGACTCTTCCTCTAATCACACTGATGCTCTAGTGAAGAACACCATCAATGACTTTTCCTCTAATCACACTGATGCTCTAGTGAAGAACACAACCAGTGACTCTTCCTCTAATCACACAGATGCTGTAGTGAAGGACGCCACCAATGACTCTTCCTCTAATCACACCGATGCTGTAGTGAAGGACGCCACCAATGACTTGTCCTCTAATCACACCGATGCTGTAGTGAAGGACGCCACCAATGACTCATCCTCTAATCACACTGATGCTCTAGTGAAGGACACCACCAGTGACTCTTCCTCTAATCACACTGATGCTGTAGTGAAGGACGCCACCAATGACTCTTCCTCTAATCACACCGATGCTGTAGTGAAAGACGCCACCAATGACTTGTCCTCTAATCACACTGATGCTCTAGTGAAGAACACCACCAATGACTTTTCCTCTAATCACACTGATGCTCTAGTGATGAACACCACCAGTGACTCTTCCTCTAATCACACTGATGCTCTAGTGAAGAACACCACCAGTGACTCTTCCTCTAATCACACTGATGCTCTAGTGAAGAACACCACCAGTGACTCTTCCTCTAATCACACAGATGCTGTAGTGAAGGACGCCACCAATGACTCTTCCTCTAATCACACTGATGCTCTAGTGAAGAGCACCACCAGTGACTCTTCCTCTAATCACACTGATGCTCTAGTGAAGAACACCACCAGTTACTCTTCCTCTAATCACACTGATGCTGTAGTGAAGGACGCCACCAATGACTCTTCCTCTAATCACACAGATGCTGTAGTGAAGGACGCCACCAATGACTCTTCCTCTAATCACACTGGTGCTCTAGTGAAGAGCACCACCAATGACTCTTCCTCTAATCACACCGATGCTGTAGTGAAGGACGCCACCAATGACTTGTCCTCTAATCACACTGATGCTCTAGTGAAGAACACCACCAGTGACTCGTCCTCAAATCACAGTGATGCTCTAGTGAAGGACACCACCAATGACTTGTCCTCTTATCACACTGacgctttagtgatgaacaccacCAATGACTCTTCCTCTAATCACACCGATGCTGTAGTGAAGAACACCACCAATGACTCGTCCTCTCATCACACTGACCTTCTAGTGAAGAACACCACCAGTGACTCGTCCTCTCATCACACTGATGCTCCAGTGATGGACACCACCAATGACTCGTCCTCTAATAACACTGATGCTCTAGTGAAGAACACCACCAATGACATGTCCTCTAATCACACAGATGCTGTAGTGAAGGACGCTACCAATGACTCTTCCTCTAATCACACTGATGggagttttcaggagtga
- the LOC127987191 gene encoding dentin sialophosphoprotein isoform X2, with protein sequence MNEIEIKLVFLYIYISLPCKKKEMRLRSMLIFRFMFLLAHGVFSVGTEELSAFVMEGDSVTLHTNVETKQQEDIKWYFNNTRIAQITGDLSFICTDVGCNEGTERFRDRLKLDHQTGSLTIMNITNTDSGLYELKIISIRRSSEKSFNVTVYGVSAAERDEIKRKSVKEGESVTLYPGVMKNPNYLMTWYFTDICIAEIIEEPSKNCTDDQCNNGTERFRDRLKLDHQTGSLIITDTRTTDSGEYKLQITCSKITIMRNFSVYVTVAGLSAGGKGGICAVLLIIAASVCGFYFYKHRVKRKDTNKQHSDQVNDVNDSSPDQSDVPLMDVAHERSSNHTAALVKNTTSDSSSHHTDLLVKNTTNDSSSNHTAALVKNTTSDSSSNHTDALVMNTTSDSSSNHTDALVMNTTSDSSSNHTDALVKSTTSDSSSNHTDALVKNTTSDSSSHHTDAPVMDTTNDSSSNHTHAVVMDTTNDSSSNHTDAVVKDATNDSSSNHTDALVKNTINDFSSNHTDALVKNTTSDSSSNHTDAVVKDATNDSSSNHTDAVVKDATNDLSSNHTDAVVKDATNDSSSNHTDALVKDTTSDSSSNHTDAVVKDATNDSSSNHTDAVVKDATNDLSSNHTDALVKNTTNDFSSNHTDALVMNTTSDSSSNHTDALVKNTTSDSSSNHTDALVKNTTSDSSSNHTDAVVKDATNDSSSNHTDALVKSTTSDSSSNHTDALVKNTTSYSSSNHTDAVVKDATNDSSSNHTDAVVKDATNDSSSNHTGALVKSTTNDSSSNHTDAVVKDATNDLSSNHTDALVKNTTSDSSSNHSDALVKDTTNDLSSYHTDALVMNTTNDSSSNHTDAVVKNTTNDSSSHHTDLLVKNTTSDSSSHHTDAPVMDTTNDSSSNNTDALVKNTTNDMSSNHTDAVVKDATNDSSSNHTDGSFQE encoded by the exons atgaatgaaatcgaaattaaattagtttttttatatatatacatatctttaccttgtaaaaaaaaagaaatgaggcTCCGCTCTATGTTGATCTTTCGGTTCATGTTTTTACTCGCACATG GTGTTTTTAGTGTTGGCACTGAGGAACTGTCAGCAtttgtgatggagggagattcagtcactctacacaCTAATGTTGAAACAAAACAACAAGAAGATATAAAATGGTATTTTAATAACACTCGCATCGCTCAAATCACTGGAGATCTCAGTTTTATCTGTACAGATGTTGGGTGTAATGAAGgtactgagagattcagagacagactgaagctggatcatcagactggatctctgaccatcatgaacatcaCAAACACTGACTCTGGACTTTATGAATTAAAGATCATCAGCATCAGAAGAAGCAGTGAAAAGAGCTTCAATGTTACTGTTTATG gtgtttctGCTGCTGAACGAGATGAAATCAAGAGAAagtcagtgaaggagggagaatCTGTTACTTTATATCCTGGTGTAATGAAAAACCCAAATTATTTAATGACCTGGTATTTTACTGACATTTGCATCGCTGAAATCATTGAAGAACCCAGTAAGAACTGTACAGATGATCAGTGTAATAATGGcactgagagattcagagacagactgaagctggatcatcagactggatctctgatcatcacagacaccagaaccactgactctggagaatataaactACAGATCACCTGCAGCAAAATCACCATCATGAGGAACTTCAGTGTTTATGTCACTG TTGCAGGTCTGTCTGCAGGTGGAAAAGGAGGAATTTGTGCTGTCCTGCTGATTATAGCTGCATCTGTTTGTGGGTTTTATTTTTACAAGCATCGAGTAAAAAGAAAAG ACACCAATAAACAGCACAGTGATCAG GTGAATGATGTTAATGATTCATCTCCTGATCAGAGTGATGTTCCACTGATGGATGTTGCTCATGAGAGGTCCTCTAATCACACTGCTGCTCTAGTGAAGAACACTACCAGTGACTCGTCCTCTCATCACACTGACCTTCTAGTGAAGAACACCACCAATGACTCTTCCTCTAATCACACTGCTGCTCTAGTGAAGAACACTACCAGTGACTCGTCCTCTAATCACACTGATGCTCTAGTGATGAACACCACCAGTGACTCGTCCTCTAATCACACTGATGCTCTAGTGATGAACACCACCAGTGACTCTTCCTCTAATCACACTGATGCTCTAGTGAAGAGCACCACCAGTGACTCTTCCTCTAATCACACTGATGCTCTAGTGAAGAACACTACCAGTGACTCGTCCTCTCATCACACTGATGCTCCAGTGATGGACACCACCAATGACTCTTCCTCTAATCACACCCATGCTGTAGTGATGGACACCACCAATGACTCTTCCTCTAATCACACCGATGCTGTAGTGAAGGACGCCACCAATGACTCTTCCTCTAATCACACTGATGCTCTAGTGAAGAACACCATCAATGACTTTTCCTCTAATCACACTGATGCTCTAGTGAAGAACACAACCAGTGACTCTTCCTCTAATCACACAGATGCTGTAGTGAAGGACGCCACCAATGACTCTTCCTCTAATCACACCGATGCTGTAGTGAAGGACGCCACCAATGACTTGTCCTCTAATCACACCGATGCTGTAGTGAAGGACGCCACCAATGACTCATCCTCTAATCACACTGATGCTCTAGTGAAGGACACCACCAGTGACTCTTCCTCTAATCACACTGATGCTGTAGTGAAGGACGCCACCAATGACTCTTCCTCTAATCACACCGATGCTGTAGTGAAAGACGCCACCAATGACTTGTCCTCTAATCACACTGATGCTCTAGTGAAGAACACCACCAATGACTTTTCCTCTAATCACACTGATGCTCTAGTGATGAACACCACCAGTGACTCTTCCTCTAATCACACTGATGCTCTAGTGAAGAACACCACCAGTGACTCTTCCTCTAATCACACTGATGCTCTAGTGAAGAACACCACCAGTGACTCTTCCTCTAATCACACAGATGCTGTAGTGAAGGACGCCACCAATGACTCTTCCTCTAATCACACTGATGCTCTAGTGAAGAGCACCACCAGTGACTCTTCCTCTAATCACACTGATGCTCTAGTGAAGAACACCACCAGTTACTCTTCCTCTAATCACACTGATGCTGTAGTGAAGGACGCCACCAATGACTCTTCCTCTAATCACACAGATGCTGTAGTGAAGGACGCCACCAATGACTCTTCCTCTAATCACACTGGTGCTCTAGTGAAGAGCACCACCAATGACTCTTCCTCTAATCACACCGATGCTGTAGTGAAGGACGCCACCAATGACTTGTCCTCTAATCACACTGATGCTCTAGTGAAGAACACCACCAGTGACTCGTCCTCAAATCACAGTGATGCTCTAGTGAAGGACACCACCAATGACTTGTCCTCTTATCACACTGacgctttagtgatgaacaccacCAATGACTCTTCCTCTAATCACACCGATGCTGTAGTGAAGAACACCACCAATGACTCGTCCTCTCATCACACTGACCTTCTAGTGAAGAACACCACCAGTGACTCGTCCTCTCATCACACTGATGCTCCAGTGATGGACACCACCAATGACTCGTCCTCTAATAACACTGATGCTCTAGTGAAGAACACCACCAATGACATGTCCTCTAATCACACAGATGCTGTAGTGAAGGACGCTACCAATGACTCTTCCTCTAATCACACTGATGggagttttcaggagtga